A single genomic interval of Terriglobales bacterium harbors:
- the uvrA gene encoding excinuclease ABC subunit UvrA: MGISKITVRGARQHNLKNIDVEIPRNTLTVITGLSGSGKSSLAFDTIYAEGQRRYVETLSAYARQFLDQMERPDVDAIDGLSPSISIEQKTTSRSPRSTVGTITEIYDYLRLLYSSIGVPHCPQCGKAISRQSADQIVERVMALKPEDRVMILSPIVRGRKGEFKQEMEKLVQHGFTRARVDGELVNLEEEVRLDKRKNHTIEVVIDRLLVKPGIERRLEQSVALAMKLGGGLVQVVIVGGEEYMFSERLACPQCGINVPQLEPRSFSFNSVYGACPECHGLGSKYDFDPAKVILDWSKPLLDGALGPGSASTNLLHMVKIAASAHDIDLSTPFEKLPQNEQNLLLYGPEKGDRRTGFKGVLAYLKQNMEDTASEGYREWLMNYMSATQCPVCHGKRLRPESLAVKVNGMSIADFTALPVSRAVEAVAKVTLNDREEQIAGRIVREVAERLGFLNTVGLGYISLDRSAATLSGGEGQRIRLATQIGSKLRGVLYVLDEPSIGLHHRDNERLLQSLESLRDLGNTVLVVEHDEETIRRADYVIDLGPGAGRHGGALVASGTPAQIMQSPESLTGQYISGATQIEMRPERRHANGNAIAVLGATENNLKHVDVTFPLGVMTVVTGVSGSGKSTLVNDILYRALAKQLYRSREEPGAHKSISGIEQVDKVIQIDQSPIGRTPRSNPATYTGVFTHIRDLFAMLPEARERGYKAGRFSFNVPGGRCEACQGEGQRRIEMNFLPDVYVLCEVCGGKRYNHETLAVKYNGYSIADVLELPVSDALPVLENFPQVRQRLQTLVDVGLGYIHLGQSAVTLSGGEAQRIKLARELSKRQTGRTLYLLDEPTTGLHFDDVRKLLDVLHRLTDLGNSIIIIEHNLDVIRNADWIIDLGPEGGEDGGRVVAQGTPEQVAKVKKSYTGQALAHFFSKKQ, encoded by the coding sequence ATGGGTATTTCGAAGATTACGGTGCGCGGCGCGCGCCAACACAACCTGAAAAACATCGACGTCGAAATACCCCGGAATACGCTCACGGTGATTACGGGACTCAGCGGGTCGGGTAAGTCTTCGCTCGCATTTGACACCATCTACGCCGAAGGCCAGCGCCGCTACGTAGAAACCCTATCCGCCTACGCCCGCCAGTTTCTCGACCAGATGGAGCGGCCGGACGTGGATGCTATTGACGGCCTGAGCCCATCGATCTCCATCGAACAGAAGACTACCAGCCGCAGCCCTCGTTCCACGGTCGGTACGATCACCGAAATCTACGACTATTTGCGCCTGCTTTATTCCTCGATCGGCGTGCCGCATTGTCCGCAGTGCGGAAAAGCGATTTCGCGGCAGTCGGCAGACCAGATCGTGGAGCGCGTGATGGCGCTGAAGCCGGAAGACCGGGTGATGATCCTGTCGCCGATCGTGCGTGGCCGCAAGGGCGAGTTCAAGCAGGAGATGGAGAAACTGGTCCAGCATGGATTCACGCGCGCCCGAGTCGATGGCGAACTGGTGAACCTGGAAGAAGAGGTCCGTCTCGACAAGCGGAAGAACCACACGATCGAAGTGGTGATCGACCGCCTGCTGGTGAAGCCGGGCATTGAAAGACGACTGGAGCAGTCGGTTGCGCTGGCGATGAAACTGGGCGGCGGTCTGGTACAGGTGGTGATTGTGGGCGGCGAGGAGTACATGTTCAGCGAAAGGCTGGCATGTCCGCAGTGCGGCATCAACGTGCCGCAACTTGAGCCGCGCTCGTTTTCATTTAACAGCGTGTATGGCGCGTGTCCGGAATGCCACGGGCTTGGGAGCAAATACGACTTCGACCCGGCCAAAGTGATTTTGGATTGGTCGAAGCCGCTGCTGGACGGCGCGCTCGGGCCGGGTTCCGCTTCGACGAACCTGCTGCACATGGTGAAGATTGCGGCGTCCGCACACGACATCGACCTAAGTACGCCATTCGAGAAACTGCCGCAAAACGAGCAGAACCTTTTACTTTATGGTCCGGAGAAGGGCGACCGTAGGACCGGGTTCAAGGGCGTCCTCGCTTATTTGAAGCAGAACATGGAAGACACGGCTTCCGAAGGCTATCGCGAATGGCTGATGAATTACATGTCGGCGACGCAGTGTCCGGTGTGCCATGGGAAGCGGTTGCGTCCGGAGAGCCTGGCGGTGAAGGTGAACGGGATGTCGATCGCGGACTTCACCGCGTTGCCGGTATCGCGAGCCGTGGAAGCAGTGGCGAAGGTCACTCTGAATGACCGCGAAGAACAAATAGCCGGACGCATCGTTCGCGAAGTCGCAGAGAGATTGGGTTTCCTGAATACCGTCGGACTGGGGTACATCTCGCTGGATCGCTCGGCGGCGACGCTTTCAGGCGGCGAAGGCCAACGGATCCGGTTGGCTACACAAATCGGGTCGAAACTGCGCGGCGTGTTGTATGTACTCGATGAACCTTCGATTGGCCTTCACCATCGCGATAATGAGCGGCTGTTGCAATCGCTGGAATCGCTGCGGGACCTCGGCAATACGGTGCTCGTGGTGGAGCACGATGAAGAGACAATTCGTCGGGCTGATTACGTCATCGACCTTGGACCGGGCGCGGGACGCCACGGTGGTGCGCTCGTAGCTTCGGGAACGCCGGCGCAGATCATGCAAAGCCCTGAGTCGCTCACCGGGCAGTACATTTCCGGCGCGACGCAGATCGAGATGCGACCGGAACGACGCCATGCGAACGGAAACGCCATCGCGGTACTGGGCGCTACCGAAAACAATTTGAAGCACGTGGACGTCACCTTCCCTCTGGGTGTGATGACGGTAGTAACGGGCGTCAGCGGTTCGGGCAAGAGCACGCTCGTGAACGACATTCTCTACCGCGCACTGGCGAAGCAGCTCTATCGTTCGCGCGAGGAACCCGGAGCGCACAAGTCGATCTCGGGCATTGAGCAGGTCGACAAGGTGATACAGATTGACCAGTCGCCGATTGGGCGCACCCCACGCTCAAATCCGGCGACCTACACCGGCGTGTTTACGCATATCCGCGACCTGTTTGCGATGCTGCCGGAAGCGCGCGAGCGCGGATACAAGGCGGGACGGTTCTCGTTCAACGTTCCGGGTGGACGCTGTGAGGCCTGCCAGGGCGAAGGCCAGCGCCGCATTGAGATGAACTTCCTGCCAGATGTTTACGTTTTGTGCGAAGTCTGCGGCGGCAAGCGCTACAACCACGAGACGTTGGCGGTGAAGTACAACGGGTATTCGATCGCGGATGTGCTGGAACTGCCGGTTTCCGACGCACTGCCCGTGCTCGAGAACTTCCCCCAGGTGCGGCAGAGACTGCAGACGCTGGTCGACGTCGGGTTGGGGTACATCCATCTAGGACAGTCTGCGGTGACGCTCTCAGGTGGTGAAGCTCAGCGCATCAAGTTGGCGCGGGAACTGAGCAAGCGCCAGACTGGCCGCACGCTTTATCTTCTCGACGAACCCACGACCGGGCTGCACTTCGACGATGTCCGTAAGTTGCTGGACGTCCTGCATCGGCTGACGGATCTTGGGAACTCGATCATCATCATCGAGCATAATCTCGACGTGATTCGCAATGCCGACTGGATCATTGACCTCGGGCCGGAGGGCGGCGAGGATGGCGGAAGAGTCGTTGCCCAAGGTACGCCGGAGCAGGTCGCGAAGGTGAAGAAGTCGTACACCGGACAGGCACTCGCACACTTCTTCTCGAAAAAGCAGTAG
- a CDS encoding tetratricopeptide repeat protein, which produces MRLRFGSVVACLLLVALTAAAENGCEEFTKAQKGLEKQAEDGDVQAQLELAKFFQCAHKDEQAAKWYRRAANSGDAFAQNRLGGMYAEGRGVTQDDAEAFRWFLRAASSGFAPAEMNVGVMFASGRGVKESQQAAVDWYSRAVKKSYYPAFSALGKQYMYGRGVEADEAKGFELFQRAASKGDLAALECLAWAYTNGKGTPRDYALAAEWNLKAAERGSVLAENNLGFLYDRGGFGLAPDGQKAVYWFGRAAEHGLAQSIYNLAVLYRLGRGVERNIQESDRLFAVAAGLGVKEPPLKRTATESASLGQR; this is translated from the coding sequence ATGAGATTGCGATTCGGTTCTGTAGTCGCTTGCCTGCTATTGGTCGCGTTGACTGCTGCTGCTGAGAATGGCTGTGAGGAGTTCACAAAAGCGCAGAAGGGTCTTGAAAAACAAGCCGAGGACGGCGACGTTCAGGCACAACTGGAACTCGCCAAATTTTTCCAATGCGCGCATAAGGACGAGCAGGCGGCAAAGTGGTATCGGCGTGCGGCGAACAGCGGGGATGCGTTTGCGCAGAATCGTCTTGGCGGGATGTATGCCGAAGGTCGAGGCGTGACCCAGGACGACGCGGAGGCGTTCCGGTGGTTTCTGCGAGCAGCGAGTTCCGGATTTGCTCCGGCAGAGATGAACGTAGGCGTTATGTTCGCGTCAGGCCGCGGTGTTAAGGAGAGCCAGCAGGCGGCGGTGGACTGGTATTCCCGCGCGGTAAAGAAGAGTTACTATCCTGCGTTCTCAGCCCTGGGGAAGCAGTACATGTATGGACGGGGCGTGGAGGCGGACGAGGCGAAAGGGTTCGAATTGTTCCAGCGTGCCGCGTCGAAGGGAGACCTGGCTGCATTGGAGTGCCTAGCGTGGGCCTACACGAACGGAAAGGGCACGCCAAGAGATTACGCGCTTGCGGCTGAGTGGAACCTGAAGGCGGCGGAGCGTGGATCGGTCCTCGCCGAGAATAACCTGGGCTTCCTCTACGATCGCGGGGGATTTGGGCTCGCTCCCGACGGGCAGAAAGCCGTCTACTGGTTCGGCAGGGCTGCTGAGCACGGCCTCGCGCAGTCAATCTACAATCTTGCGGTTCTTTACCGTCTCGGGCGTGGGGTGGAAAGAAACATTCAAGAGAGCGACCGATTGTTTGCGGTAGCCGCTGGCTTGGGAGTGAAGGAGCCTCCGCTCAAAAGAACGGCGACTGAATCAGCCAGCCTGGGACAACGGTAG
- the ligD gene encoding non-homologous end-joining DNA ligase, which yields MALEEYKRKRRFQETPEPPPKVEKKSQRRFVVQKHHASHLHYDFRLEMEGVLKSWAVPKGPSLNPADKRLAMMVEDHPVSYFHFEGIIPEGNYGAGTVMVWDTGTWEPLGNASEMLKKGDLKFRLNGKKLKGEFVLAHMKARRPGSKGNEWLLIKKKDEAVKPGFDVDKLDWSVLTKRSLKRIAEDEGSAEWESNRKASPKKAKDSWLADAVKKADRKTTTETHKHKDIQGRKPRTKSKMRPSPTPDVDEAPGDLNVAELKGVQKGDMPRVIQPMLATLTEKAFSSDEWLYEIKWDGYRAVAFIEDGEVRLVSRNQNEMTSLYPELRELPKLVKGKHAVLDGEIVAFDEEGRPSFSLMQQRAGIRSGVKRSRPNTEIPVLYYVFDLLYLDGYNLMRVDLEQRKELLKQVIRESEILKYSDHFVAEGEKLYEAAKQKALEGIIAKRRRSCYVQKRTREWLKMKITKRQECVIGGYTDPRGSRENFGSLILGLYDDKGRLIHVGHAGSGFNAASHAEMWKRLHQLETNKSPFHGKVEATRKPHWVKPELVAEIKFTEWTHEGQSGAIKMRAPVFEGLRFDKDPKECVFEKVVPVPKEEAA from the coding sequence GTGGCACTCGAAGAGTACAAGCGCAAACGCCGGTTCCAGGAGACGCCTGAGCCTCCGCCGAAGGTGGAGAAGAAGTCGCAGCGCAGGTTCGTGGTGCAGAAGCATCATGCGTCGCACTTGCATTACGACTTCCGGTTGGAGATGGAGGGTGTGTTGAAGTCGTGGGCGGTACCGAAGGGGCCGTCGCTCAACCCGGCGGACAAGCGGCTGGCAATGATGGTGGAAGACCATCCGGTGTCGTACTTCCATTTCGAGGGGATCATCCCGGAGGGAAACTACGGCGCGGGCACGGTGATGGTGTGGGACACCGGCACGTGGGAACCACTCGGCAATGCGAGCGAGATGCTGAAGAAGGGCGACCTGAAGTTTCGACTGAACGGGAAGAAGCTGAAGGGCGAGTTTGTGCTGGCGCACATGAAGGCGCGGCGTCCGGGGTCAAAGGGCAACGAATGGCTGCTGATCAAGAAGAAAGACGAAGCGGTGAAGCCGGGCTTTGATGTCGACAAACTGGACTGGTCGGTGTTGACGAAGCGGTCGCTGAAGCGGATCGCAGAGGATGAGGGTTCGGCGGAATGGGAGTCGAACCGGAAGGCGTCGCCGAAGAAGGCGAAAGATTCGTGGTTGGCGGACGCGGTGAAGAAGGCGGATAGAAAAACAACCACAGAGACGCACAAACACAAAGACATACAGGGTCGAAAACCGAGGACAAAGTCTAAGATGCGACCCTCGCCCACACCCGACGTGGATGAAGCCCCCGGGGATTTGAACGTGGCGGAATTAAAAGGCGTGCAGAAGGGTGACATGCCGAGAGTCATTCAACCGATGCTGGCGACCCTGACGGAGAAGGCGTTCTCGTCGGATGAGTGGCTGTATGAAATCAAGTGGGATGGCTATCGGGCGGTAGCGTTCATTGAGGATGGCGAGGTGCGACTGGTGTCGCGCAACCAGAATGAGATGACGTCGCTGTATCCGGAGCTGCGTGAACTGCCGAAGCTGGTAAAGGGGAAACACGCGGTGCTGGATGGAGAAATCGTGGCGTTCGACGAGGAGGGGCGGCCATCGTTTTCGCTGATGCAGCAGCGGGCGGGGATACGGTCGGGGGTGAAGAGGTCGCGTCCGAATACGGAGATTCCGGTGCTGTATTACGTGTTCGACCTGCTGTATCTGGACGGCTACAACCTGATGCGGGTTGATCTGGAGCAGCGAAAAGAGTTGTTGAAGCAGGTTATCAGGGAGAGCGAGATCCTTAAGTACTCGGACCATTTCGTGGCCGAGGGCGAGAAGTTATATGAGGCAGCGAAACAGAAGGCGCTGGAAGGGATCATCGCGAAGCGCCGGAGAAGTTGTTACGTGCAAAAGCGGACGCGCGAATGGCTGAAGATGAAAATCACCAAGCGCCAGGAGTGCGTGATCGGCGGGTATACGGATCCCAGGGGCAGCCGCGAGAATTTTGGATCGTTGATACTTGGGCTTTACGACGACAAGGGCCGGTTGATCCATGTGGGTCACGCGGGCAGCGGGTTCAACGCGGCGTCGCACGCGGAGATGTGGAAGCGGCTTCATCAGCTTGAAACGAACAAAAGTCCATTTCATGGGAAGGTCGAGGCGACCCGGAAACCGCATTGGGTGAAACCTGAGTTGGTGGCGGAGATCAAGTTTACGGAGTGGACGCACGAGGGACAGAGCGGCGCGATCAAGATGAGGGCGCCGGTGTTCGAAGGGTTGCGATTCGATAAGGATCCCAAAGAGTGCGTGTTCGAGAAGGTGGTGCCGGTGCCGAAGGAAGAGGCAGCCTGA
- a CDS encoding PEP-CTERM sorting domain-containing protein — protein MGHFVKVLMLVLLLGLATTLLAETVTVGNPNVSYSVNDGTNFYVSNTSIFRVLPGGTVASAPVAGNFWQITNTPTYSDAGVVLYFSNPLLLGDLRSISVTSDNPSAINVNLWLDTGNNGTLFSFSGTQFTGLNGDSYAGASGSFIDQDTLFYMFGGNGAGTQYTLGQLQAGADSGIDANTRVALWVGITNADVANISKIDVTSVPEPATMSLLGAGFVAFAFGLRKRISR, from the coding sequence ATGGGCCACTTCGTCAAGGTTCTGATGCTGGTGCTGCTGCTTGGTCTGGCAACTACGCTACTGGCAGAGACCGTTACCGTCGGTAATCCGAATGTTTCATACTCAGTAAACGACGGCACCAATTTCTACGTCAGCAATACCTCTATATTCAGGGTGCTTCCCGGAGGCACCGTAGCGTCGGCCCCCGTGGCGGGAAACTTCTGGCAGATCACCAACACGCCCACCTATTCCGACGCCGGCGTTGTCCTGTACTTCAGCAATCCTCTGCTGCTGGGCGATCTCCGCAGCATTTCCGTCACCTCCGACAATCCTTCAGCGATCAACGTGAACCTCTGGCTCGACACCGGCAATAACGGCACGCTGTTTTCGTTTTCCGGAACGCAGTTCACCGGCCTGAACGGCGACAGCTATGCCGGCGCTTCCGGTTCCTTCATCGATCAGGACACGCTGTTCTACATGTTTGGCGGAAACGGCGCGGGAACCCAATACACGCTCGGCCAACTTCAGGCAGGCGCGGACTCCGGCATCGATGCCAATACCCGTGTGGCCCTCTGGGTTGGGATCACTAACGCCGACGTTGCCAACATCTCGAAGATCGACGTCACTTCCGTTCCCGAGCCAGCCACCATGTCTCTGCTCGGCGCAGGATTCGTGGCGTTCGCCTTCGGCCTGCGGAAGCGTATTTCGCGGTAA
- a CDS encoding DUF4440 domain-containing protein: MQRLSWLLFACILILACGTLIAADDADTKALIALDEEWSKAAVAHDADKVASFYAEDAHLYPPNEPGFVGRDKARESWAKTLSDPNVTVSWKTTSAGIDGNTGWTAGTTQASIKGADGKTTVQTGKYLCVWKKGPDGKWKAVHDMWNNDSK; this comes from the coding sequence ATGCAACGACTCTCGTGGTTGCTGTTTGCCTGCATTCTCATTCTCGCTTGCGGCACGCTGATTGCCGCCGACGACGCCGACACCAAGGCGCTCATTGCGCTCGACGAAGAGTGGTCGAAAGCCGCGGTCGCGCATGATGCTGACAAAGTCGCCTCCTTCTACGCCGAAGACGCGCATCTCTATCCGCCCAACGAACCAGGATTCGTCGGGCGTGACAAGGCCAGGGAATCCTGGGCGAAGACTCTCTCCGATCCGAACGTGACCGTTTCCTGGAAGACGACCTCGGCCGGTATCGACGGCAACACCGGATGGACCGCCGGAACCACTCAAGCTTCCATCAAGGGCGCTGATGGCAAAACCACCGTGCAGACAGGGAAGTACCTCTGCGTATGGAAGAAAGGTCCGGACGGCAAATGGAAAGCCGTACACGACATGTGGAATAACGACAGCAAGTAA
- a CDS encoding M28 family metallopeptidase — protein sequence MMRLIFLLLFSISALAQTSPFLPEDLYNKLNNELSGDIAFDHLRTLTQFHVPSGGAGDFMKEANWIAAKAKEYGLEDVRILELPYREPAWTPKSGELWLLDKDGKETKLGSFEEVATSIADNSRPTNATAELIDVGEGISERDYEGKDVKGKIVLANGSPTLVEKEAVWKRGALGIVSYYSNRVVPSDYPDQITWTRINQKADAEGHEPSFGFIISYRAGMALKRRLNAHFEFDPLARKSVEVPAETLRARVTIESEFSPTSTQHMVEGWIRGSKIHDQQIVLTAHIQEEKFSANDDRSGCANQLEVGRALVKMIREGKLERPVRDIRFWWTNEIDSPYDYFGEHPEEVKNTFANINQDMVGVNQTIGGLSRVQHVMRTPWSRPTFMNDVIESIIMSLYYGNNSYIAARQAQSTPAGSHYSRPIFSRLGTRDRYSVEITPFFNNTDAMPFNDAWTAAVHGGTTFTNFPDEYIHSSGDDMWQMDPTTFKRNAVAVTAITWFMANAGTKESGTVAGMFTRGARKRMANDLQNVVVAQRDGNAFLWDYMNVNAQSVRREQDSAESLRSIGADSTLVATIKQMLFDSRETLAITPGAATPPKGFEPNACSESFGCVPNNAPKELTVRIPTRTASIAEYRKKEHDLKRPKGLHSLMAFEALNFIDGKRSMWDIYAACRAESLAGGEWYYGTVTPEAIKEYLESAAKLGLISLKEAPAPAPAKTTVKKKK from the coding sequence ATGATGCGACTGATTTTCTTGTTGCTGTTCTCGATCTCAGCACTTGCCCAAACGTCCCCGTTTCTTCCGGAAGACCTTTACAACAAGCTGAACAACGAACTTTCGGGTGACATCGCTTTCGACCATCTACGTACGCTGACGCAGTTCCACGTGCCGAGCGGCGGTGCCGGGGACTTTATGAAAGAAGCCAACTGGATCGCGGCGAAGGCCAAGGAGTATGGGCTGGAAGACGTCCGAATTCTTGAGCTTCCCTACCGGGAGCCGGCGTGGACGCCAAAGTCCGGCGAATTGTGGCTCCTTGATAAGGACGGCAAGGAGACAAAGCTCGGTTCGTTCGAGGAAGTGGCAACATCGATTGCCGATAATTCACGTCCGACAAATGCGACGGCAGAACTGATCGACGTGGGCGAAGGCATCAGCGAACGCGATTATGAAGGTAAGGATGTGAAGGGCAAGATCGTGCTCGCCAACGGGTCGCCGACACTGGTGGAGAAGGAGGCGGTGTGGAAGCGGGGCGCACTCGGGATCGTTAGCTATTACTCGAACCGCGTGGTGCCGAGCGACTATCCGGACCAGATCACGTGGACGCGAATCAACCAGAAAGCCGATGCGGAAGGGCATGAACCCAGCTTTGGCTTCATCATTTCGTATCGGGCGGGCATGGCTTTGAAGCGCCGGCTGAACGCGCATTTCGAGTTCGATCCGCTGGCGAGGAAGAGTGTTGAGGTTCCGGCGGAAACGTTGCGCGCGCGGGTGACGATCGAGTCGGAATTCTCGCCGACTTCAACACAGCACATGGTGGAAGGTTGGATTCGCGGATCGAAGATTCACGACCAGCAGATCGTTCTGACGGCTCATATCCAGGAAGAGAAATTCAGCGCCAACGACGATCGCTCCGGCTGCGCCAACCAGCTCGAAGTAGGGCGCGCGCTGGTGAAGATGATCCGCGAGGGCAAGCTGGAACGGCCTGTGCGTGACATCCGCTTCTGGTGGACCAACGAAATCGACAGCCCGTACGACTATTTTGGCGAGCACCCGGAAGAGGTAAAGAACACGTTCGCCAACATCAACCAGGACATGGTCGGAGTGAACCAGACGATAGGTGGACTCAGCCGCGTGCAGCACGTGATGCGTACGCCGTGGTCGCGTCCGACGTTCATGAACGACGTGATCGAGTCGATCATCATGTCGCTGTATTACGGGAACAATTCCTATATCGCCGCACGGCAGGCGCAGAGCACACCGGCGGGATCGCACTACAGCCGTCCGATCTTCTCGCGGCTTGGCACGCGGGACCGCTACTCGGTGGAGATCACTCCCTTCTTCAACAACACTGACGCGATGCCGTTCAACGATGCTTGGACCGCGGCCGTTCATGGCGGCACCACGTTCACCAACTTCCCCGACGAGTACATTCACTCGTCAGGCGACGACATGTGGCAGATGGATCCGACGACGTTCAAGCGCAACGCCGTGGCGGTGACTGCGATTACGTGGTTCATGGCGAATGCGGGAACCAAGGAGTCCGGTACTGTCGCAGGGATGTTCACTCGCGGAGCGCGTAAACGGATGGCCAACGATCTTCAAAATGTCGTCGTTGCGCAGCGCGACGGAAACGCCTTTCTTTGGGACTACATGAATGTGAACGCGCAGTCAGTCCGACGGGAGCAAGATTCGGCGGAATCATTGCGAAGCATCGGAGCGGATTCAACGCTGGTCGCCACAATCAAGCAGATGCTGTTCGATTCCCGGGAAACTCTTGCTATCACTCCCGGCGCTGCAACACCACCCAAAGGTTTCGAACCGAACGCGTGTTCAGAATCGTTTGGCTGTGTCCCAAACAACGCTCCGAAAGAACTCACAGTACGAATTCCAACCCGCACGGCCTCCATTGCCGAATATCGCAAGAAAGAGCACGACCTCAAGCGTCCGAAGGGGCTGCATTCGCTGATGGCGTTTGAGGCTTTGAACTTCATTGACGGCAAAAGGTCCATGTGGGACATCTATGCTGCGTGTCGTGCCGAGTCGCTCGCCGGAGGCGAGTGGTACTACGGCACCGTGACGCCGGAGGCGATCAAGGAATACCTCGAAAGCGCGGCGAAGTTGGGATTGATTTCGCTGAAGGAAGCGCCTGCGCCGGCACCGGCGAAGACAACGGTGAAAAAGAAGAAGTAA
- a CDS encoding lysylphosphatidylglycerol synthase transmembrane domain-containing protein, producing MGYVFALACLVWVFHDVHPRRVLAQLTIREWAFLVPAVFFDILTYVFQGMRWSLLLRPTGRLSWFRGTQAIYAGLFTNEVLPLRVGEGVRAFLASRWINAPFRSVLPSMLVERLLDALCLLLAVAWAAIVAPLPKLLSTAGDVLGVIVLAGTAVFVLVVLRSRDADDPEHTSAIGRFVREMASGLRQIGLSRSIWVAFLFSAGLLLCQGLASWFMMRAFGLRLPLTAGFVVLFIIRLGTAIPNAPANVGTFQFFAVLGLSIYGIDKTTATAFSIVDFLVLTVPLWTLGLFAIFASGFSLRSLRTQAALQSS from the coding sequence ATGGGATATGTATTTGCGCTCGCATGCCTGGTGTGGGTGTTTCACGATGTGCACCCAAGGCGAGTGCTGGCGCAATTGACTATCCGGGAGTGGGCGTTTCTGGTTCCAGCAGTTTTCTTCGACATACTGACCTATGTCTTTCAGGGGATGAGGTGGAGTCTGCTGCTGCGGCCCACTGGCAGGCTCTCGTGGTTTCGTGGAACGCAGGCGATCTATGCGGGGCTGTTCACGAACGAGGTGCTGCCGCTTCGCGTCGGCGAAGGCGTGCGAGCGTTTCTGGCATCGCGGTGGATTAACGCGCCGTTCCGATCGGTGTTGCCATCGATGCTGGTAGAGCGATTGCTGGACGCCCTTTGCCTGCTGCTCGCGGTTGCCTGGGCTGCGATTGTTGCACCACTTCCGAAATTACTTTCCACGGCCGGCGACGTTCTGGGTGTGATTGTGCTGGCGGGAACGGCGGTGTTTGTGCTGGTGGTGTTGCGCAGTCGCGACGCTGACGATCCGGAACACACTTCCGCTATCGGGCGCTTCGTGCGTGAGATGGCCTCCGGACTTCGCCAGATCGGACTCTCGCGATCGATATGGGTTGCGTTCCTGTTCTCGGCTGGACTGCTGCTGTGCCAGGGACTGGCGTCGTGGTTCATGATGCGGGCCTTTGGGTTGCGATTACCCTTAACGGCAGGATTCGTGGTGCTGTTCATCATCCGGCTAGGGACGGCAATTCCGAATGCTCCGGCGAACGTTGGCACATTCCAGTTCTTTGCCGTACTGGGACTGTCGATTTACGGTATCGATAAGACGACGGCAACAGCATTCTCGATCGTGGATTTTCTTGTGCTGACGGTTCCGTTATGGACGCTGGGCCTGTTTGCAATCTTTGCTTCGGGTTTCAGTCTGAGGTCGCTACGGACTCAGGCCGCTTTACAGTCGTCGTAG
- a CDS encoding AcvB/VirJ family lysyl-phosphatidylglycerol hydrolase: MMTVTSRRLLVLVVLLLSTITAVAADPPRAGRNSFVIRGQAQDVYFLPGAGSGPHRKLIYAPGEGGWRGFGVTIAERLAGAGYDVLGLDTRRYLQSFSASTLTPKDIASDWRTLAGWIRGEREKVLVVGWSEGAGLALAAAADPGSREVLNGLISIGLTERNILAWRWSDLMAEMRKTLPNEPTFASADYIGNVAPLPFFMIASVKDEYISLDATNKLYAKANDPKRLNVIAASDHKFTGKTEEFFRSLIEGAAWIWSAGHE; this comes from the coding sequence ATGATGACAGTGACGAGTAGAAGATTGCTGGTGCTGGTCGTCTTGCTTCTTTCAACGATCACGGCGGTCGCGGCGGATCCGCCACGGGCGGGACGGAACAGCTTCGTCATTCGCGGACAGGCGCAGGATGTCTACTTCCTGCCGGGTGCCGGTTCGGGGCCGCACCGGAAATTAATCTACGCACCGGGAGAAGGAGGGTGGCGCGGTTTCGGAGTCACGATCGCGGAAAGACTGGCCGGCGCCGGTTACGACGTACTCGGATTGGATACGCGCCGTTATCTTCAGAGCTTTTCAGCATCGACACTGACGCCGAAGGACATTGCTTCCGACTGGCGGACACTGGCGGGATGGATTCGAGGAGAGCGCGAGAAAGTGCTGGTGGTTGGCTGGTCAGAGGGAGCAGGCCTGGCCCTCGCGGCGGCCGCCGACCCGGGTTCACGAGAGGTGTTGAATGGACTGATCTCGATCGGTCTGACGGAAAGGAACATCCTGGCGTGGCGGTGGTCCGACCTGATGGCGGAAATGCGGAAGACACTTCCGAACGAACCGACCTTCGCCAGCGCCGATTACATCGGCAATGTTGCCCCGCTGCCGTTTTTCATGATCGCCTCAGTTAAGGATGAGTACATCAGCCTGGATGCGACGAACAAGCTCTACGCCAAGGCGAATGACCCCAAACGATTGAACGTAATCGCCGCTTCCGATCACAAATTCACGGGCAAGACAGAAGAGTTCTTCCGATCGCTCATCGAAGGGGCGGCCTGGATCTGGTCGGCCGGTCATGAATAG